Below is a genomic region from Burkholderia pseudomultivorans.
GATGAAAAGCTGAAGGCGTTGTATCAGAACGCGACCTGCTTCCTGTATCCGTCGATCTACGAAGGCTTCGGGATACCGCCTCTCGAGGCGATGCGCTACGGTTGCCCGACCATCGTCGGGCGCGCCGCCGCGTTGCCGGAAGTGTGCGCCGATGCGGCGCTTTACTGCGACCCGTATTCGTCGAACGATATCGCCGACAAGTTGCGGACCCTGCTGGGATCCGACGCGCTCAGGGAGGACCTGACGCGGCGCGGATATGTGCAGGCGGAGCAATACCGCTGGAGCAAAAGCGCCGAGGCGATGACGAAAATCTTCAACGAGCTGTAGTCGAACCTGCGGCGCGCCGCGAACCGCGGCGCGTCGCGGCCGACGGATCTCATCAGACCGCCTGCCGATCCTGTGCGCCCGCGGGCCGCGTATCGTCGCCGTGCTTGCGCGCGCGAGACAACGGGTTGGCGAGATAGCGAATCGCACGGTCGCTGAGCGTCGACGACGGCAGCAGGCATGCGAGCGACAGCCCGGCGACGGCCAGTTTCTTGAACGGCCGCCAGAACGGATTGCGCAGCACCGTATGCCAGTAGCGTCCCGACTCGTGGCAGAACCAGTGCCAGCGCCGCGCGAGCGGTGCGCGATACAGCGTGCTCGCAAACAGCGCCTTCTCGATCGCGAAGTCGAGCGGCGCGATCGGCAGCGATTCGTGCAGCCGTGCACCGGCGAGCGCGCGCAGCGTCGTCCAGCGGCGTCCGGCCTTCAATGCGCCGGTGGCCGCATCTTCCGCATTGCCGAAAGCCAGGTCGGCCGCGTTGCCGGCTGCGTGCGTGCCGGACGGATGGTGGATCCGGTAGCCGCCGAGCGCCGCGTCGATCATATGGACGGCGCCGAGCAGCGCTATGCCGTAGATTGCGTAGAAGTCGGCGCCATGCAGGTTGTCGGCCGTGACGGGCACCGGAAAGATGCGCTTGAGCGCATCGGTCCGATAGGCGTTGCCCGAGGCGGGCGGCGACGGGTAGAGCCAGCCCTCCCGCAGCAGGCGCCCGCAGTCCGCGTCGATTACCGATTGCGGAACGGTGACGCCCGTGAGCGCGCCGGCCTGCGTGATCACGTCGAGCCGGAAATGCACCTTCACGAAATCGCCTGACGCGAAGGCGGCCAGCACGCGCGTGGCCGCGTCGGCGTAGAGCAGGTCGTCCGCGTCGAGCAGGATCACGTACGGCGTGGCGACATGTTCGAGCGCGCGGTTGTAGGCCGCGACCTGGCCGCGATTCTCCTGGAAGACCGCGAAGATGCGGTCGCCGTACGAGCGGATGATGTCGCGCGAATCGTCGGTGGAACCGTCGTCGACGACCAGTACGCGAATGCCGTCCGCCTGCTGCGCGAGCGCGGAATCGATCGCGCTGCGCAGGTACGCGGCATGGTTGTAGTTGCAGATTGCAATGGTCAGGCTTGCCATGGACGGCTCCCGGAATGGCAGGGTTCGACGCGTTCGGTCGGGGTGGCGCGCTAGCGTCGCGCGGCCGCGCTGCCGATCAGCGGAATGCGCGCGCGATAGACGACGGTCGCGAGCGCGGCGGCGATCGCCGTCTCCGCGAGCAGCACGGCGACGGCCGCGCCTTGTTCGGCAAAGTGCTTCGCCAGCACCGGCACCAGCACGATGTTGAGGATCCCGGACGACATCAGGATTCGCGTGAACGCGGTCTTCATGCCGAGCGGCAGCAGCGTCTGCACGCCGAACAGGTCGGTCATGCCGGCCATGAACGGGATGAACGCCATCCAGCGAAGCACGTTGACGGTCGGCTCGTACGACGGTCCATACAGAACACGCACGGCCAGCGGCGCGCCGAAGAAGATCACGAGCGAAATCGACAGCACCATCGCGACCTGCACGATGAACAGCTTGCGCAGCAGCGAGAACGCGTCGTCGCGCGCGTGCCGCATCAGGTAGTTGATGCGCGGGTAGGCGGCGGTCTTGAGCGGCCCGAGCAGGCTGAGCGCCGCGCGAATCAGCTTGTCGCCGGCCGCGAAGTAGCCTGCCGCGACGTTGCCCGACACGAAGCCGAGCAGCACCGTGTTGGTCGACGCATAGAACGCGACCGACGTCGACGCGAGAAACACCTGCCAGCCGCCCCGCAGCGATTCGGCGATGTCGGCGATACGCACGCGAACGAACTCGATTTCGCGATTGACACGCAGGTAGACGGCGAGCGCGATCGACGATCCGAGCGGCACGGCGGCGTTGATGAGCATCGCGGTATCGAGATCGGCGGGACCGTGCACGAACAGGAACATTGCCGGAATGGTCAGCACGCGGCCGCAAGTCAGGATCAGGGCGAGTGCGCGCAGCTTCTCCACGCCCTGGAAATACCAGCCCGGCGTGAACGCCGCGCCCACGACCATTCCGAAGCCGATCAACAGCAGCGCGCGATTCTCGGCGAAGCGTCCGACCACGAAGGTCAGTACGACCAGCACGACGAAGCTGACGGCGGCGATGCCGATCTGCGCGAACAGCGTGGCCCAGAAGATGCGCGACCGCTCGGCGCGATCGTCGCGTGCATGCGCGATGCGCGGCGTGGCGGTCAGGTCGAAGCTGTAGCTCGTGCAGTTGAAGAAGTACGCGATGACCGCGAGCGAGAATGCGAGCTGACCGTAGCCTGCCGGCCCGAGCGCGCGCGTGAGCAGCGGCGCGATCAGCAATGGCGCGGCATACATCGAGATCTGCAGCGTCAGCAGCAGCAGGAAATTCTTCTTGAGGTTTGACATTCGCTCGATCGGCGCCGTGAAGTCTCGCCCGACGACGATTGCCGGCGTCGGGCGGGTGCGCGGCCGGTCGACGCGGACCGGGCTGCCTCGATTCATGACCGGCACCGCCGTTGCCGGTTTCGCCCGGCGACGCCGAATGCAGTCACGTCTATGGCGGCCATGATACGGCGCGTGCGTGGCGGCTTTGTTCGCGAGCCAACCGTTCGGCGATTCGTTGCGCGGCGCACGGGAATTCACGGGCCCGTTTTTCGGGGTGCGGTCCCGCCAGCGTATGAAGATTGCCGTTCGGTGCGCTCGCTCACAGACGCGCGACACGGTGCGGTGTTCAATCCGGTATCGGCGCACGGGCGGCCGTGCGGGCCGGCTCCGCGGCACGCGCGCGGGCCGTGCGCGGCAAGCGACGGAACGGACATCATGAACGAACGAGCGGCGGCGGGTGCGCGCACCCGACTGCGACAGGCCGGGACGGCGGTGCGCGGGACCTTGCGCGCGCGACGCGCGGCGGGCGGCTATGCGGGCTACTGGTGGGAGGATCCCGCACGCCTCGTGCTGATCTTCATCCTGCCGTTGTACGGATTGCTGTCGCTCAGCCTGCTGGGCGACCAGAAATCGATTGCACGGCTCTATTTCGACGGCTATTACGCGTTCGCCGGTGCGTTGTTCCTGCTGGTCGTGATGGCGACGGCATGGTTCGCGACGACCGAGGCGGAGTCGCGGCCGGGGCCGGCGGCGGCGCCGATCGAGCTGCCGCCGCGCGTGCTCGATTTCCTGTTCGCGCTCGCGCTGTTCGGCTATCTCGTGATGATGAGCGGCATCATCACGCACCCGGCATTGCTGCTCGCGTTCCTGCACGGCGACGCGACCACCTACGTCATGCTCGAGCAGGTCGGGCGGATCGCCGGCCTGAGTTCGTTCACGCAGGCAACGGCGCCGTTCGTCGCGCTCTATTTCTACGTGTTCCGCACGCCGGTGAAGGGCCTGAACCGCTACAAGGTGTACATGGTCGTGCTCGGCGTGCTGACACTGCTGCGCAGCTTCATCTTCGCCGAGCGGCTGGCGCTGATCGAGATGATGCTGCCGTTCGCGCTGATGGTCGTGCGGTTCCGGCTCGGCGGCCGATATTCCGCGGTGCTGAGATTCGGGCCGTACGCGGCTATTCCGCTGCTGTTCGCGCTGTTCATCGCCAACGAGTACAACCGCTCGTGGGAAGCCTATTACGTCAACATCTACGACAACGTGTTCGATTTCGCGCTCGAGCGGCTCGGCCTGTACTACTCGACGGCGCTGAACAACGGCGCGGGGATCGTGAGCGTGCTCGGCTGGGGGAGCGGTCATCCGATGTTCACGTTCGACTGGCTGGTGCGCTTTCCGGTGATTGGCGCGATATTCCAGCCGTGGCTCGACTCGACCGACAGCATCACCGTGTTCCTGAACAGCTATGCCGATCCGGAATTCAACAACCCGTCGGGCATCTTCGTCCACTTCTACGAATGGGGCTGGTTCGGGCTGCTCGATGCGGTCGTGCTGGGCTGGGCGCTCGGCCGCAGCTACGCGGGATGGCGCAGCGGCAACGGGTTCTGGTGCTGCGCGCACGCCGTCCTCTATGTGTCGCTGATGGAGGTCATGCGCACGCCGAACCTGTTCAGCGGGCGCAACTTCCTGCCGATCGTGCTGCCGATCCTGATATTCCGCTGGTTCGCGAAGCGGCCGGCGCGCGTGTTGCCGGCGGCCGGACGGGAACGGCGTGGAGTGGCCGCGCAAGCGGCGGGAGGCGCGGCCGATATCGGTTGATTGTCGGCTGCTGCGCAATGCGCACGCCGACGTCGCACGGCCGTTCGCGCACGATGCGCGCGATGTCGTTGCGCCCCCGTTTTGCTGTCACGGCTACGTCACGAAGCGCCCCTAACGTTGCACTTCCCGTCGCGGCGGCACGCCCGTTGCGCGCCGCGCGGGTATGCGATCGCCCCGGTTCGGGGCGGTGCCGCGCGCCTGCGACGCCGTGCCTGCGTCGCGGGCAGCCCGCGACGTTTCATGCCCGTCGGGTGTGCGCAATGACATTCGCCGAACGAGCGCGACGCTGATCGCCTCGGATCGAGCGATCAGGAGACAAAGTCCATGTTGAGTCCGCATGAATTCTCGATGCTGCTCCGCGTCGCGCGTGCGCCGGACAGCGTCGATCCGTCGAATCCGGCATTCGCGGTGCTCGTCGAGAAGCAGCTGGTCGACGACACGCAGAGCCGCACGAACGCGGTGGCCGCGCGTCCTGCGCTGACGCCGACCGGCCAGATGCTGCTCGCGCGGTTCGACGAGGCGGCCTGACCGGAAAGGCGCACGCCGTCCGGAACCGCACGACGTTTAGCGACGGGCGTCACGCCCTTTGCGCAAGCGAAGGACGCGACGCGTCGAAGTGCAGCGCGATTACTGCGCGACCGGTACCGTTACGTCGCTGCCGAACCAGTGCATCGAGATCTTCTTCAGCGTGCCGTCGTTGCGCAGCGAAGTCAGCGCGTCGTTGATCGCCTTCTCGAACTTCGGATTGCCCTTGCGGAACGGGATCGCCATTTCCTGCTTGCCGCCGTTCAGCACGGCGCCGGGGCGCAGCGGAAGGTTCGAGGTCTTGATCATGTACGGCAGCATCAGGCGGTCGTCGAGCGTCGCCTCGATCCGGCCGGCGGCGAGATCGCGCAGCTTCTCCGGCGCGCCCGGATAGGTCTGCACCTCGATGCCCGGCACGGCGCGCGCCATCTGGTCATAGTTGGTGCCGAGCGTCACGCCGAGCTTCTTGCCCTTGAAGTCTTCGAGCGACTTGAAGTCGCGCGTATCGTCCTTGCGCTGGATCAGCTGCGCGGCCGAATACGTGTAGGGCTGGCTGAAGTCGAGCGCTTCCTTGCGCTGCGGCGTGATCGTGACCTGGTTGACGATCACGTCGAACTTGCCGGCCTGCAGGCCGGCGATGATGCCGCTCCATTCGGTCGGCACGAACTGCGTCTTCACGCCGAGCTTGCCGGCGACCGCGTTGGCGACGTCGACGTCGAAGCCCTCGAGCTGCCCCGACGTGCCGCGCGAGTTGAACGGCGGATACGTGCCTTCGAGACCGACGCGCAGCACGCCGGCCTTCTTCACGGAGTCGAGCAGGTCTTCCGCGTGGGCGGCGACGGCCGTGAAGCCGAGGGCCGACGCGAGCAGCAGGCCCGACAGCAGGAACTTCGAACGTTTCATTGCAGATCTCCAGGTTTCGATGTCGTGTAGTGAGCGCCGGATCTCGAGCGGATCCGGCGGGGCCGGAGTACGGGCACATAGACGCTACTCGCAACCGGGCCGCGCTGGAAGCGGAATTGACACGGATTGCAAACGGTTTCATCGAGTGACAGGCGCGTGAGGGCGGCCGCGGAAGTCCGTGCCGGATGGACATCGCGCGGCGACGTGGCGTACCTTTGCGGTTTTGCCGTGGCGGTGCAACACGCGGCAACGCAGGCGGAGGGAAGCGATGAAGTCGTATTGCAGCGAGGGGGGCCGCCGCGCCGTCGGGCGGCCGGAAACGCAACGGGCGGCGGCATGACGAGTCATTTCGCGTCGCTGGAGGCCGCGCGCCGTGCGCATCCGGTCCGGATCGCGGATTGGGGATACCTGTGTTGCCGCGAAGCGGATCTCGCTGCGTCGGGCGTCGCGTTCTTCGACGACGTCGAGGATCCCGGAGTATGCCGGCGCGCGGCGTTTTCAGGGAAGGGCGGTCGCCTTGTCGTGCTGACCGTTCATCGCGCCGCGCGGTGCGACACGGTCTTGTTCGCGTCGGATGCGCGGATTGCCGGGCGCGACGACTGGCTGGCCGTGCTGCCCGATGAGTTCGCTGGGTGGGGCGATGCGTTCGAGGTCGTGTATTTCGGTCGGCCGGTCTGATCGAGGCCCGAGGACCGGAAGACAACTGCCTGCACGCGGAATTGGCATAATCACGGCTCGTCGACCATGCGCCCTCCGCGCCGCAGGCGGCGCGTGCCAGCGATCGCCGGTTGCGATTGCGCGGCCGTCTCGACGCATTTCACCCGTTACCACCGCAATACCATGTCGACCACCCCCGCGACCGAAGTGTCGCTGAAGCACATTCTCGAACGTCCGGGCGATTTTTCCGGATGGCTGTACCTGCCGCCGATGCCGTGGACGCTCGACACCGAAGGCGCATTCTCCGAGGACCACCCCGATGCGGACGACGACGCGGTCCCGGCCGTCGCCCGGCAGCGGGGCTGGCAGATCACGCTGGACAGCGCGACGATCGAGGACATCGTGATCAATGCGCACGACCAGATCGACGAGCCGAGCATCGCGCAGTTGCTCGACGCATTTTCCTTCTACGTCGAGAACGACGCGTTCATCCTGTTCTGACGACACGCGAATCGCGCACCACCGCGCGCGGCAACGATCGACCTCCACTTCACCATGAAGAAAGGACCGCTCGTGAACTGCAGCGGTCCTTTCACCTTCATATGACGTACGCGCCGCCGCTTACGGCAACGAAATCGTCAAATTGGCCGACTCCGGCCCGACCTTGATCACCTGCGAATAAGGGGCGAGCGCCTGCAGCGTCTTGTCCTTCAGATAGGTATTGAGCCCGAGATACCCGAGCAGCGCGACGAGCGCGAACACAGCGCCGATCGCCCACACCGGCACTTCGCGCTTGAGCCGATGCGCGATCTGGTCCGGCAGCGGCCAGTGCGGCGCGAACGGCGCGCGCTTGCCCTTCATGTGCGCGATTTCGTCGCCGAGCCGTGCGGTCAGGTAGGCCAGCTTCTCCGGCCCTTCCAGCAGATACTTCCCCTGGAAACCGAGCAGCAGGCACATGTGGAACACCTCGAGCGACTGCAGCCGCGCCGCGCCCTGCGCGCGGCAATCCTCGAGATACGTGAAGAACTTCTCGCCCGCGAGCTGCTCGCCGAACAGCACGAGCTGCAGCGGCCGGCGCTCCCAATCCGGGCGGATCTTGAACTGCGACGACAGCACCATCTCGTCGACGGCCGCGCAGTACGCGAACTTCGCGCTGTATACGTCCTCGGCAGCGATGTTCAGCTTCTTCGCGCCGCGCTCGAAATCGGACAGGAATTCCTGGATGCGCGTGCTGAATTCGCTCGCGCTGTCCGGCTCGCGGCCGTTCTTGAGCAGGAACAGCATGAAGAAACCGTCGTACAGCAGGTCGAGCAGCGAGCGGGCCTGGAACGCGGCGTCCGTCGACGCCGGGGTATGCATGGGGGCCGGCGCGTTGTCGCCGAACAGGGAAGGCGCGTAGCTCATGATGTGACCGCGATCAGTTCGAATTTCAGGTCATTGATGCCAGTCGGCGCGTAGATCATCGCGGACTGGGCCTGCAGCATGCGCTCGTACAGCGCGCCGCGCGAATCGAGCGCGAAGTAGCATGCGCCGGGGCGCACCGGAATCGCGGGCGGCACCTGCGGCGTATACGCGAGCCGCACGCCGGGCATCGCCGACAGCACGAGCTTGTCGACGTCGTCGGGTGCGCCGACCTTGAAGCGGGCCGGCACGGCCTCGACGAGCTCGACGCTCGGCAGGTCCGCGGACACCGCGAGGTAGAACGCGGTCTTCTCGTCGATCTTGCCGGAGTCGAGCCGGCCGAGATGGAACGACGGACGCACTTCGTCGAGCGTGATCGCGAAGTAGCGCGTCGAGATCACGGTGTCGAGCAGCTCGCGCAGCATCAGGTCGAGGCGCGCGAAGCTCGGCCCCGGATCGTCGTGGCGGTACACGGGCAGATCGGCCAGCGAATAGCCTTTCGAGAACGTCATCAGCTGGCCCGCGAGGCGCAGCAGTTCCTGGAACAGCCGTTCGGGGTGCAGCGCCGCGTGCTGGTGCAGGTGCGCCAGCGTCGCGAACGCGGCGTTTGCGGTGTGCAGCAGCCAGAACGACGCGATGTCGCCGGAGCGGAATTCGATGATGTTCTTCGACGGCTCGCGGTGAAAGCCGTACAGCGCGTTCACCTTCGCCTGCAGCGCGTCGATCAGCTGGCGCAGCCGCTGGTGCAGGATCGGCGATGCGTCGATCGCGAGGCACGGCGGCACGAAGCTGTCGTCGATCTCGAAGCCGGACGTCGCGGTGCGGCGCACGCGCACGAGCGGCACCGACAGCAGCTGGTCGCGCGGCTCGCTGTGCGCGATCAGCTTCACCTGCGTCTTCAGGAACGTGATGTCGGCCTCGGCCGCATCGGTGAAGTTGTCGGCGACGCTGGTCTGCTCGCTGACGAAGCGCGTCGTGAAGCCGGCAGCCGGATCGTCGCTGTAGTTGGTGCCGTTCTCGCGCAGCGGATGCAGCGCGAGATAGAACACGAATTCGTTGATGCCGTCGGGCAGCGTGTCCAGTGCGATCGGCGGCGGCAGGTCGTCCGCCTGCGGCGCCGCATAGAGCGCGCCGTCCGGAAACACGAGCGCCAGCTCGGCGACGCGCAGCACGTTGCTGCCGAGCGCATCGCGGTCGATGCGCACCGAGCGCACGCCCCAGTTGTACGGCTGGATCGCCTGGATGGACTCGAACAGGCGCGCTTCGTGGTACGCATCCTGCCGCTGAAAATGTTGAGGCCGGAGGAACAGCCCTTCCCCCCACAGCACCTTGGCCGAATAACTCATGTCAAATCCGGTTAATGTGGCGTTGCGATGTAATCGATTTGTTCGTGCCCGAATTAAATCGCCAAGTGTTAACTCTTGTTAATTGACATTCGTGCGTCATGTTTAACCGCAGCTCACCGACGAAAGCAAATTGAGCGGCTGTGACGGCGCACCCTGTTGCGGTGCGATGACCGTGCCGTCGGTGACCGTCATCGCGCAGTTATGCAGGCCGATGATTATGCCGGATTTCTCCGACTTTGCCGGATCGAACGTCAGTTTCCATCGCTGGATTGCGGGATCGCGGAACAGCGCGACAATGCCGAACGCCTGCGCTTCGCGCGAAACCTTTTCGGTCGCCGTATAGCGCTGGCCCGGAATCAGCGTGATTTCGCGCACGTTCAGCAGGTCGGCGCCCAATGCGGCCTTTTCCTTGGTCGGATCGGTAAATGCGTCGAACGGCGCCTGCTGGAATGAGGTCGGGTCCTTCAGCGCATAGAGTCGCACGACGAGCGCGAGCGGCTTGTTGTCGGTCGCGGCGTTCAGGTTCGGCGCCGCGGCGAGCGTGATGCCGATGTTGCGCGGCGGCTTCTGCGCGTCGGGCACTTCGGGCTTGCCGATGCCGGCGGCCGACATGACGGCGCTCGCGGCGGAGCCGAGCAGCGGGGCGGCCGCGCAGCCGGCCAGTAGCGCGCAGGCGGCCAGCGTCAGCGCGTAGCGAATCATGGTCGGTCTCATCGTGTTTCCGGCGTGTCGCCTTTTGCTCCCTGTCAAATCTACCGGGCATTTCAGCGTCGACGCGAATGCCGGTCGTCCTACCGATCAACTATTAAGCAGCGCGCGTCGCGACAGGCATTCGGAAATTTTTTCCGCCGTCCGGGCGGCCCGCCCGGGAACCAGTAAAACTTGCGCGTTCCGGCCGCCAGGAAAATCGTCGCGCACGTGCTGCGACAGGCTTTTCGAGGGGGTAGCGCCCGGTTTTAAAAGGAATTACTCTGCACGCGACGATTGAATTATGAAAAATTGATCGGTACTATACCCGCGCGCTTCTTGCAAAGCAAAAGAACCAGATTCTCAACGATTTTAAAACTCACGCGCCGGTGGATATAACGATGAAAGACCGTCTCTTCGCAAAATTGTCCGGGGTAGTGCTGGCCTGCGGCGTGATCGCCGGCTGTGCGACCCAGCCGACGCCGCCGACCGCCGATGTATTCAACAAGTCGCTGGCCGATGCGGACGCGGTTGCGAAATCGGGTGATCAGGACAAGGCGCTCGGCCTTTACCAGCAGCTCGCGAAGTCGGATCCGACGCGCGAGGAACCGTGGTCGCGCATCGCGCAGATCCAGTTCGCCCAGAACCACTACGGCCAGGCGATCGTCGCCGCCCAGGAAGCGCTGCAGCGCGATGCGACCGACCGTCAGGCGAAGAGCGTGCTGGCCGTCGCGGGCCTGCGCATCGCGACGCAGTCGCTCGGCGAGCTGCGTCAGGACGCCTCGCTCGCGGGCGATGCGAAGTCGGACGCGCAGGCGCTGGCGAAGCAGCTGCGCGAAACGCTGGGCGAGAACGCGCTGTTCCCGCCGGAGCAGAAGACTCAGCCGAAGAAATGGACGCGCACCAAGCTGCATCGTCCGAAAGTAACGGCCCGTACAGAGGCCGCCGACAGCGGCGCGGCAACCACGCCGCCCCCGCCCCCGCCGGTGAGCTCCGGCACGCCGCAGAAGGGCGGCGATCCGTTCAGCGCGCTGCGCTGAGCGGATCGACCAAACCACAACCAACCTGGGAGCCGTCGAGATGGCCAAGAAAGAGAGCATTCAGAAAAGCTTGCAAAAAATACGGCCGCCGCGCGTCCAGCTGACCTACGAGGTCGAGAAGGGCGACGCGATCGAGGTGAAGGAATTGCCGTTCGTCGTCGGGGTCGTCGGCGATCTGGCGGGCCAGTCCGAGATCGAGCAGCCGAAGCTGCGCGACCGCAAGTTCGTCAATATCGACCGCGACAACTTCGACGACGTGATGAAGGCGATCGAGCCGCGCGCCGCGTTCCAGGTGGAAAACCGCCTGAGCCCGGAAGGCGGCAAGTTCGCGGTCGACCTGAAGTTCCGTTCGCTGTCGGACTTCAGCCCGGACGAAGTCGTCGAACAGGTCGAGCCGCTGCGCCGCCTGCTCGAGGCGCGCTCGAAGCTCGCCGACCTGCGCAACAAGCTGGCCGGCAACGACAAGCTCGAGGATCTGCTGTCCGAGGTGCTGAAGAACACGCAGCAGCTGCAGGAGCTCGCGAAGGGCACGGGCGGCGACAAAGACGGCGAATGACGACGGAGTGTTGAGATGAACCAGCAAACGGCTCCGGCCCAAGCAAGCGGCGCGGAATACGCCGCCGGGACTTCGCTGCTCGACGATATCGTCGAGAAGAGCAAGGTCGCGAAATCCGATTCCGAGCACGCGCGCGCGAAGGACCTGATCGGCGAACTCGTGCATCAGGTGCTCGACGGCACGGTGATCGTGTCGGACAACCTGTCGGCGACGATTGACGCCCGCGTCGCGGAGCTCGACCGCCTGATCTCGACGCAGCTGTCCGCGGTGATGCATGCGCCGGAATTCCAGCGCCTCGAAAGCACGTGGCGCGGACTGGATTACCTGGTCAAGGAGAGCAACACCGGCCAGACGATCAAGATCAAGGCGCTGCATGCGCCGAAGCGCGACCTCGTGCGCGACTTCAAGGGCGCGAGCGAGTTCGACCAGAGCGCGCTGTTCAAGAAGGTCTACGAAGAAGAGTTCGGCACGTTCGGCGGCTCGCCGTTCGGCGCGCTGATCGGCGACTACGAGATCTCGCGCCAGCCGGAAGACATGTACTTCATCGAGCAGATGTCGCACGTCGCGGCGGCCGCGCACGCGCCGTTCATCGCGTCGGCGTCGCCCGAGCTGCTCGGCCTCGAGTCGTTCGCCGATCTCGGCAAGCCGCGCGATCTCGGCAAGGTGTTCGACACGGTCGAATACGCGAAGTGGAAGTCGTTCCGCGATTCCGAGGATTCGCGCTACGTCGGCCTCACGCTGCCGCGCTTCCTCGGCCGCCTGCCGTTCAATCCGAAGGACGGCCAGACCGCCGAGAACTTCAACTTCGTCGAGGACGTCGACGGCACCGACCACGACAAGTATCTGTGGTGCAACGCCGCGTGGGCATTTGCCGCCCGCCTCACGGCCGCATTCGACGACTTCGGCTGGTGCGCGGCGATCCGCGGCGTCGAAGGCGGCGGCCTCGTCGAGGACCTGCCGACCCACACGTTCAAGACCGACGACGGCGAAGTCGCGCTGAAGTGCCCGACCGAGATCGCGATCACCGATCGCCGCGAGAAGGAGCTGAGCGACCTCGGCTTCATCCCGCTCGTCCATTGCAAGAATTCTGATTACGCCGCGTTCTTCGCCGCGCAATCGGTGCAGAAACCGAAGAAATACAGCACCGACAGCGCGAACGCGAACGCCGTCCTGTCCGCCCAGCTTCAGTACATCTTCTCGGTATCGCGCGTCGCGCACTACCTGAAGGCGATGATGCGCGACAAGATCGGCAGCTTCGCATCGGCGCAGAACGTGGAGACTTTCCTCAACCGGTGGATTTCGCAGTACGTCCTGCTCGATGACAACGCGTCGCAGGAACAGAAGGCGCAATTCCCGCTGCGCGAGGCATCCATACAAGTAGCGGAGATTCCGGGCAAGCCGGGCTCGTATCGTTCGGTCGCGTTCCTGCGCCCGCACTTCCAGCTCGACGAACTCTCGATTTCTCTGCGGCTTGTCGCTGATCTGCCCAAACCGGCAAATTCATAAGCGAGCAAATCGCCTGGGCGGGCCGCCTGGGTAGGACGTTAAAACCACCTCTTTGGGGAGTCGAAGGGCCATGTTACATATGCACTTGCAGTTTGGTAGTCCGGCGGTGAAGGGCGAATCCGCGGACAAGGACCATCAGGGCTGGATCGAACTGAAATCGTGGGATCACTCGATCCTGCAGCCGCGTTCGGCAACCGCATCGACCGCAGGCGGTCACACGATGACGCGTTGCGAGCACGGCGACATGATCTTCACGAAGGAAATCGATTCGTCGAGCCCGCTGCTGTATCAGCACGCGTCGGGCGGCACCACGTTCGACGAAGTGACGGTCCATTTCTCGCGCGCGGACGGTGAAGGCAAGCGCGTGCAGTACCTGGAAGTCAAGCTGAAGTACGTGATCA
It encodes:
- a CDS encoding glycosyltransferase family 2 protein encodes the protein MASLTIAICNYNHAAYLRSAIDSALAQQADGIRVLVVDDGSTDDSRDIIRSYGDRIFAVFQENRGQVAAYNRALEHVATPYVILLDADDLLYADAATRVLAAFASGDFVKVHFRLDVITQAGALTGVTVPQSVIDADCGRLLREGWLYPSPPASGNAYRTDALKRIFPVPVTADNLHGADFYAIYGIALLGAVHMIDAALGGYRIHHPSGTHAAGNAADLAFGNAEDAATGALKAGRRWTTLRALAGARLHESLPIAPLDFAIEKALFASTLYRAPLARRWHWFCHESGRYWHTVLRNPFWRPFKKLAVAGLSLACLLPSSTLSDRAIRYLANPLSRARKHGDDTRPAGAQDRQAV
- a CDS encoding oligosaccharide flippase family protein, with amino-acid sequence MSNLKKNFLLLLTLQISMYAAPLLIAPLLTRALGPAGYGQLAFSLAVIAYFFNCTSYSFDLTATPRIAHARDDRAERSRIFWATLFAQIGIAAVSFVVLVVLTFVVGRFAENRALLLIGFGMVVGAAFTPGWYFQGVEKLRALALILTCGRVLTIPAMFLFVHGPADLDTAMLINAAVPLGSSIALAVYLRVNREIEFVRVRIADIAESLRGGWQVFLASTSVAFYASTNTVLLGFVSGNVAAGYFAAGDKLIRAALSLLGPLKTAAYPRINYLMRHARDDAFSLLRKLFIVQVAMVLSISLVIFFGAPLAVRVLYGPSYEPTVNVLRWMAFIPFMAGMTDLFGVQTLLPLGMKTAFTRILMSSGILNIVLVPVLAKHFAEQGAAVAVLLAETAIAAALATVVYRARIPLIGSAAARR
- a CDS encoding oligosaccharide repeat unit polymerase, whose translation is MNERAAAGARTRLRQAGTAVRGTLRARRAAGGYAGYWWEDPARLVLIFILPLYGLLSLSLLGDQKSIARLYFDGYYAFAGALFLLVVMATAWFATTEAESRPGPAAAPIELPPRVLDFLFALALFGYLVMMSGIITHPALLLAFLHGDATTYVMLEQVGRIAGLSSFTQATAPFVALYFYVFRTPVKGLNRYKVYMVVLGVLTLLRSFIFAERLALIEMMLPFALMVVRFRLGGRYSAVLRFGPYAAIPLLFALFIANEYNRSWEAYYVNIYDNVFDFALERLGLYYSTALNNGAGIVSVLGWGSGHPMFTFDWLVRFPVIGAIFQPWLDSTDSITVFLNSYADPEFNNPSGIFVHFYEWGWFGLLDAVVLGWALGRSYAGWRSGNGFWCCAHAVLYVSLMEVMRTPNLFSGRNFLPIVLPILIFRWFAKRPARVLPAAGRERRGVAAQAAGGAADIG
- a CDS encoding transporter substrate-binding domain-containing protein; translation: MKRSKFLLSGLLLASALGFTAVAAHAEDLLDSVKKAGVLRVGLEGTYPPFNSRGTSGQLEGFDVDVANAVAGKLGVKTQFVPTEWSGIIAGLQAGKFDVIVNQVTITPQRKEALDFSQPYTYSAAQLIQRKDDTRDFKSLEDFKGKKLGVTLGTNYDQMARAVPGIEVQTYPGAPEKLRDLAAGRIEATLDDRLMLPYMIKTSNLPLRPGAVLNGGKQEMAIPFRKGNPKFEKAINDALTSLRNDGTLKKISMHWFGSDVTVPVAQ
- a CDS encoding DUF7716 domain-containing protein, whose amino-acid sequence is MSTTPATEVSLKHILERPGDFSGWLYLPPMPWTLDTEGAFSEDHPDADDDAVPAVARQRGWQITLDSATIEDIVINAHDQIDEPSIAQLLDAFSFYVENDAFILF
- the icmH gene encoding type IVB secretion system protein IcmH/DotU — encoded protein: MSYAPSLFGDNAPAPMHTPASTDAAFQARSLLDLLYDGFFMLFLLKNGREPDSASEFSTRIQEFLSDFERGAKKLNIAAEDVYSAKFAYCAAVDEMVLSSQFKIRPDWERRPLQLVLFGEQLAGEKFFTYLEDCRAQGAARLQSLEVFHMCLLLGFQGKYLLEGPEKLAYLTARLGDEIAHMKGKRAPFAPHWPLPDQIAHRLKREVPVWAIGAVFALVALLGYLGLNTYLKDKTLQALAPYSQVIKVGPESANLTISLP